A genome region from Sphingobium sp. WTD-1 includes the following:
- a CDS encoding NAD(P)/FAD-dependent oxidoreductase — protein MRLIPDKKTQIVIVGGGAAGLELARKLGARYGRKRHDIILIDRNRTHIWKPLLHEVATGSLDASLDEVGYRSHCHRWGYRYLYGTLQGIDRVARRVHIAPVFDPKGREVVSAHSVRYDYLVLAYGSVTNDFGTPGVADNCLFLDSRTQADSFRDQLLDHCLRVSGAMSADPASDARVRIAIVGGGATGVELAAELYNAADALGYYGLEVFDRQRLDVTLLEAGPRILPALPDRLADAAREELEVLGVKVRAGVAVTASTPQGMETKDGGFVPADLQVWAAGVKAAAIRDGLDGLELSRAGQVIVRPTLQSLADDRVFAMGDCASYTPQGADRPIPPRAQAAHQMADTVFANLGRLMADRPLRSFVYKDHGSLVSLSRYSTVGSLMGKLVGGRMAVEGRLARFVYMSLYRMHLLAVHGKIRGPALILVSHINRFVRPRLKLH, from the coding sequence ATGCGCTTGATCCCCGACAAGAAGACCCAGATCGTCATCGTCGGCGGCGGTGCTGCCGGCCTCGAACTCGCGCGCAAGCTCGGCGCCCGCTACGGCCGCAAGCGGCATGACATCATCCTGATCGATCGCAACCGCACCCATATCTGGAAGCCGCTGCTGCACGAGGTCGCGACCGGGTCGCTCGACGCCAGCCTGGACGAGGTCGGCTATCGCAGCCACTGCCATCGCTGGGGCTATCGCTATCTCTACGGCACCTTGCAGGGCATCGATCGGGTCGCGCGGCGCGTCCATATTGCGCCGGTGTTCGATCCCAAGGGGCGCGAGGTGGTGAGTGCCCATTCGGTGCGCTACGACTATCTGGTGCTGGCCTATGGATCGGTCACCAATGATTTCGGGACGCCGGGCGTCGCCGACAATTGCCTGTTCCTCGACAGTCGCACCCAGGCCGACAGTTTCAGGGACCAGTTGCTCGACCATTGCCTGCGCGTGTCGGGGGCCATGTCGGCCGATCCCGCGTCGGATGCGCGGGTGCGGATCGCGATCGTCGGCGGCGGCGCCACCGGGGTCGAACTGGCGGCCGAACTCTATAATGCTGCCGATGCGCTGGGCTATTATGGGCTGGAAGTGTTCGATCGCCAGCGGCTCGACGTCACCCTGCTGGAGGCCGGGCCGCGCATCCTGCCGGCCTTGCCCGACCGGCTGGCCGACGCCGCGCGGGAGGAACTGGAGGTGCTGGGCGTCAAGGTCCGCGCCGGCGTCGCCGTCACCGCCTCCACGCCGCAGGGAATGGAGACGAAGGATGGCGGCTTCGTCCCCGCCGATCTTCAGGTCTGGGCCGCCGGGGTCAAGGCGGCGGCGATCCGCGATGGCCTGGATGGGCTGGAACTGTCCCGCGCCGGGCAGGTGATCGTGCGCCCGACGCTACAGAGCCTGGCCGATGACCGCGTCTTCGCGATGGGCGATTGCGCCTCCTACACGCCGCAGGGCGCTGATCGGCCGATCCCGCCGCGCGCGCAGGCCGCGCATCAGATGGCCGACACGGTGTTCGCCAATCTTGGCCGGCTGATGGCCGATCGCCCGCTCAGGAGCTTCGTCTACAAGGATCATGGCTCGCTGGTGTCGCTCAGCCGCTATTCGACGGTCGGATCGCTGATGGGCAAGCTGGTCGGCGGGCGCATGGCGGTGGAAGGGCGGCTCGCCCGCTTCGTCTATATGTCGCTCTATCGCATGCATCTGCTCGCCGTTCACGGCAAGATACGCGGCCCGGCGTTGATCCTGGTCAGCCATATCAACCGCTTCGTGCGCCCGCGCCTCAAGCTGCATTGA
- a CDS encoding TldD/PmbA family protein — protein sequence MHRRDFLAFGTLGVGGLVLPSFFGKVIAAEDLNSALDVGFKKGLADAAMNAAKSAGASYCDVRVGRYLRQFVITREKNVENIVNTESTGVGIRVLANGAWGFAATNELSKEAVAKAAQQAVAIAKANAPQQSAPVQLAPVKGAGEVSWKTPIVKNSMAVPIKDKVDLLMGVNAAAMDAGADFINSILFLVNEQKYFASTDGSYIDQDVHRIWAPMTVTAVDKTSGKFRTREGLSSPMGLGFEYLDGAASGKTVLPNGVTVYGNSYDMKEDAIASAKQARAKLKAPSVKPGKYDLVLDPSHTWLTIHESVGHPLELDRVLGYEANYAGTSFATMDKLQAHFQYGSDKVNIVADKVQPGSLGAVAYDDEGVKTKKWDLIRDGKLVGYQAIRDQAHIEGKKESDGCAYADSWSNVQFQRMANVSLEPGKTKQSVADMISGVEDGIYIIGDGSFSIDQQRYNAQFGGQLFYEIKNGKITQQIEDVAYQIRTPEFWNACVGVCDQSDYRLGGSFFDGKGQPAQVSAVSHGSSTARFNGINVINTARSLG from the coding sequence TTGCATAGACGCGACTTCCTGGCCTTTGGCACTTTGGGTGTCGGCGGGCTCGTCCTGCCGTCCTTTTTCGGCAAGGTCATTGCAGCAGAGGATCTGAACAGCGCGCTCGACGTCGGCTTCAAGAAGGGGCTGGCCGACGCCGCGATGAACGCGGCCAAGAGCGCCGGCGCCAGCTATTGCGACGTGCGCGTCGGCCGCTACCTGCGCCAGTTCGTCATCACCCGCGAAAAGAATGTCGAGAATATCGTCAACACCGAATCCACCGGTGTCGGTATCCGCGTGCTGGCCAATGGCGCCTGGGGTTTCGCCGCCACCAATGAGCTGAGCAAGGAAGCGGTCGCCAAGGCCGCGCAGCAGGCCGTCGCCATTGCCAAGGCCAATGCGCCGCAGCAGAGCGCCCCGGTCCAGCTCGCCCCGGTCAAGGGCGCGGGCGAGGTCAGCTGGAAGACGCCGATCGTCAAGAACAGCATGGCTGTGCCGATCAAGGACAAGGTTGACCTGCTGATGGGCGTGAACGCCGCCGCCATGGACGCGGGCGCCGACTTCATCAATTCGATCCTGTTCCTGGTCAATGAGCAGAAATATTTCGCCAGCACCGATGGCAGCTATATCGACCAGGATGTCCACCGCATCTGGGCGCCGATGACGGTCACCGCGGTCGACAAGACCAGCGGCAAGTTCCGCACGCGCGAGGGCCTGTCCTCGCCGATGGGCCTGGGCTTCGAATATCTCGACGGCGCCGCCAGCGGCAAGACCGTGCTGCCCAATGGCGTCACCGTCTATGGCAACAGCTATGACATGAAGGAGGACGCGATCGCCTCCGCCAAGCAGGCGCGCGCCAAGCTCAAGGCGCCGTCGGTCAAGCCGGGCAAATATGACCTGGTGCTCGATCCGTCGCACACCTGGCTCACCATCCACGAATCCGTCGGTCATCCGCTCGAACTGGACCGCGTGCTGGGCTATGAAGCCAATTATGCCGGCACCAGCTTTGCCACGATGGACAAGCTGCAGGCCCATTTCCAATATGGCAGCGACAAGGTGAACATCGTCGCCGACAAGGTCCAGCCCGGCAGCCTGGGCGCCGTCGCCTATGACGACGAGGGCGTGAAGACCAAGAAGTGGGATCTGATCCGCGACGGCAAGCTGGTCGGCTATCAGGCGATCCGTGACCAGGCCCATATCGAGGGCAAGAAGGAATCGGATGGCTGCGCCTATGCCGACAGCTGGTCCAATGTGCAGTTCCAGCGCATGGCCAATGTCAGCCTGGAACCGGGCAAGACCAAGCAGAGCGTTGCCGACATGATTTCCGGTGTCGAGGACGGCATCTACATCATCGGCGACGGCAGCTTCTCGATCGATCAGCAGCGCTATAACGCCCAGTTTGGCGGCCAGCTCTTCTACGAGATCAAGAACGGCAAGATCACCCAGCAGATCGAGGATGTCGCCTACCAGATCCGCACCCCGGAATTCTGGAATGCCTGCGTCGGCGTCTGCGACCAGAGCGACTATCGCCTGGGTGGCTCTTTCTTCGACGGCAAGGGCCAGCCGGCCCAGGTCTCCGCCGTGTCGCACGGGTCTTCGACCGCGCGCTTCAACGGTATCAACGTCATCAACACCGCGCGTTCGCTCGGCTGA
- a CDS encoding TldD/PmbA family protein has protein sequence MSILTEAQAKAILTKVVALSKADECTAQLTGKIQGNIRFARNDVSTAGLTDDIELAVQVAYGKKVGTATINQFDDASLERVVRRAETLANLAPDNPEFMPAVDRQAYKASPTFAQSTADITPEYRAQVASTSISACKSQKLIAAGYLEDNQSFVAIANSKGNFGYQRSTMLDYTCTVRTEDGRGSGWVGTDTQDATRFKADSDIQIAMRKASASSEAKALEPGKYTVILEPMAAAGLIGFMFYFFGAREADEGRSFLSKKGGGNKLGEQVFGPQVNFYTDPWDPVAPCLPWDDDGLARQRVDMVKDGKVTNLNYSRYWASKQGKPAIGQMGNILMTGGTKTTADLVRSTERGVLVTRTWYIRMVDPQTVLLTGLTRDGTFYVENGQIKYPIKNFRFNESPVIMLNNVEELGRPVRVPPDEVSMNIVVPPMKLRDFTFTSLSDAV, from the coding sequence ATGAGCATCCTTACCGAAGCGCAGGCCAAGGCCATCCTGACCAAGGTCGTCGCCCTGTCGAAGGCCGACGAATGCACCGCGCAACTGACCGGCAAGATCCAGGGCAATATTCGCTTTGCCCGCAACGACGTGTCGACCGCGGGGCTGACCGACGATATCGAGCTGGCGGTCCAGGTCGCCTATGGCAAGAAGGTCGGCACCGCCACCATCAACCAGTTCGATGACGCCTCGCTGGAACGCGTGGTGCGCCGGGCCGAAACGCTGGCCAATCTGGCCCCGGACAATCCGGAATTTATGCCGGCGGTGGACAGGCAAGCCTACAAGGCCAGCCCTACCTTCGCCCAGTCGACCGCCGACATCACGCCGGAATATCGCGCCCAGGTGGCGTCGACTTCGATCAGCGCCTGCAAGTCGCAGAAGCTGATCGCCGCCGGCTATCTGGAGGATAATCAGAGCTTCGTCGCGATCGCCAACTCCAAGGGCAATTTCGGCTATCAGCGTTCGACCATGCTGGATTATACCTGCACCGTCCGGACCGAGGATGGCCGGGGTTCCGGCTGGGTCGGCACCGACACGCAGGACGCCACCCGCTTCAAGGCGGACAGCGACATCCAGATCGCGATGCGCAAGGCATCGGCCTCGTCCGAGGCCAAGGCGCTGGAGCCGGGCAAATATACCGTCATCCTGGAACCGATGGCGGCCGCAGGCCTGATCGGTTTCATGTTCTACTTCTTCGGCGCGCGCGAGGCGGACGAGGGCCGCAGCTTCCTGTCGAAGAAGGGCGGCGGCAACAAGCTCGGCGAACAGGTGTTCGGGCCGCAGGTCAATTTCTACACCGACCCGTGGGATCCGGTCGCGCCCTGCCTGCCCTGGGATGATGACGGCCTCGCGCGCCAGCGCGTCGACATGGTCAAGGACGGCAAGGTCACGAACCTCAACTACAGCCGCTACTGGGCAAGTAAGCAGGGCAAGCCTGCGATCGGCCAGATGGGCAATATCCTGATGACCGGCGGCACCAAGACCACCGCCGACCTGGTCCGCTCGACCGAGCGCGGCGTGCTGGTCACTCGCACCTGGTATATCCGCATGGTCGACCCGCAGACCGTGCTGCTGACCGGCCTGACCCGCGACGGCACCTTCTATGTCGAGAACGGCCAGATCAAATATCCGATCAAGAATTTCCGGTTCAACGAGAGCCCGGTGATCATGCTCAACAATGTCGAAGAGCTGGGTCGCCCGGTCCGCGTGCCGCCGGACGAAGTGTCGATGAACATCGTCGTGCCGCCGATGAAGCTGCGCGACTTCACCTTCACCTCGCTCTCGGACGCGGTGTAA
- a CDS encoding DUF4159 domain-containing protein, whose product MTRGEFLRLMAGGLAGAMLARPLAAAGGYDFWFTRLRYDSGDWDVDQRMPSNLITSLIDYTTLRVDPKEHVIALSDPKMLTAPFCYMAGHKLVEFSEAERRNFERYVRNGGFVLVDDCNHDIDGLFARSFEAQMAKIFGPKALKMLPKTHPVYRSFFTFDGPPNTALELNGWGDDLVHDYLKGIEVSGRLGVLYSNKDYGCEWDYDWRNKRFLAEDNTKFAVNIVMYALSS is encoded by the coding sequence ATGACACGCGGCGAGTTTCTTCGGTTGATGGCGGGCGGTCTGGCTGGCGCAATGCTGGCCCGTCCCCTTGCCGCCGCGGGAGGCTATGATTTCTGGTTCACGCGGCTGCGCTATGACTCGGGCGACTGGGATGTCGACCAGCGCATGCCGTCCAACCTCATCACCTCGCTGATCGACTATACGACGCTGCGGGTCGACCCGAAGGAGCATGTCATCGCCCTTTCGGACCCGAAGATGCTGACCGCGCCCTTCTGCTATATGGCGGGGCACAAGCTGGTCGAATTTTCAGAAGCCGAGCGGCGTAATTTCGAGCGCTATGTCCGCAATGGCGGCTTCGTCCTGGTGGACGATTGCAACCATGACATAGACGGCCTGTTCGCCCGATCCTTCGAGGCGCAGATGGCCAAGATTTTCGGCCCCAAGGCGTTGAAGATGCTGCCCAAGACCCATCCGGTCTATCGCAGCTTCTTCACGTTCGACGGGCCGCCCAATACCGCGCTGGAACTGAACGGCTGGGGCGACGATCTGGTCCACGACTATCTCAAGGGGATAGAGGTGAGCGGGCGCCTGGGCGTTCTCTACAGCAACAAGGATTATGGCTGCGAGTGGGACTATGACTGGCGCAACAAGCGCTTCCTGGCCGAGGATAATACCAAGTTCGCGGTCAATATCGTGATGTACGCGCTGTCGTCGTGA
- a CDS encoding MoxR family ATPase gives MTDISEAEIQQKLARLGELRAAIGQAIVGQEAVVEQLLIGLLAGGHCLLEGVPGLGKTLLVRSLGEALKLDFRRVQFTPDLMPSDILGTELLEEDHGTGHRSFRFQKGPIFTNLLLADELNRTPPKTQAALLEAMQERTVSYGGTTYQLPSPFFVLATQNPLEQAGTYPLPEAQLDRFLLHIRVDYPTEQEEHDILAQTTGAKPGAVPAVMQGEEVLALQKLVRDVHFGEDLLRWVTRIVRASRPGEGAPDDIRKYVKWGAGPRAGQSLILAAKARALLQGRLAATREDIVALAGPVMRHRLLLSFAAEAEGKSADDVVAALVRAVPLG, from the coding sequence ATGACCGATATCAGCGAAGCGGAAATCCAACAGAAACTGGCGCGCCTAGGCGAATTGCGCGCGGCGATCGGCCAGGCGATCGTGGGGCAGGAGGCGGTGGTTGAACAATTGCTGATCGGCCTGCTCGCCGGCGGCCATTGTCTGCTGGAAGGGGTGCCGGGCCTCGGCAAGACCTTGCTGGTCCGTTCGCTCGGCGAAGCACTCAAGCTCGACTTCCGCCGGGTACAGTTCACCCCCGACCTGATGCCCAGCGACATTCTCGGCACCGAATTGCTGGAGGAGGATCATGGCACCGGCCATCGCAGCTTCCGCTTCCAGAAGGGGCCGATCTTCACCAACCTGCTGCTGGCCGATGAACTCAACCGGACCCCGCCCAAGACGCAGGCAGCGCTGCTGGAGGCGATGCAGGAGAGGACCGTCAGCTATGGCGGCACCACCTATCAGTTGCCATCGCCCTTTTTCGTGCTGGCGACGCAGAACCCGCTGGAACAGGCCGGCACCTATCCGCTGCCCGAAGCGCAGCTGGACCGCTTTCTCCTCCATATCCGCGTCGATTATCCGACCGAGCAGGAGGAGCATGATATTCTCGCCCAGACCACCGGCGCCAAGCCGGGCGCGGTGCCGGCGGTGATGCAGGGCGAGGAGGTGCTGGCGCTGCAGAAGCTGGTGCGCGACGTGCATTTTGGCGAGGATCTGCTGCGCTGGGTGACGCGGATCGTGCGCGCCAGCCGTCCGGGCGAGGGTGCGCCGGACGATATCCGCAAATATGTGAAATGGGGCGCCGGCCCGCGCGCCGGCCAGTCGCTGATCCTGGCGGCCAAGGCACGCGCCTTGCTCCAGGGCCGTCTGGCGGCGACGCGCGAGGATATCGTTGCGCTGGCCGGGCCGGTGATGCGCCACCGCCTGCTGCTGTCCTTCGCCGCCGAAGCCGAAGGGAAGAGCGCCGATGATGTCGTCGCCGCGCTCGTCCGCGCTGTGCCGCTCGGCTGA
- a CDS encoding DUF58 domain-containing protein: protein MADFIPPDVRSRLKSLRLLTRRAVGSHGLGLHHSHSRGAGLEFAQYRAYEPGDELRQIDWKLYARSDKFFVREAERESPVAVWILMDASASMAQTDAIRPDYSRLDAAKGIAASIAELAMQQGDRFGWMALSDTGLRLLPPATGLRQRDRLLLDMLPLRAEGGFAAEAQLAPVWERIGAHDLVILLSDCFEPDAIDLVEKLSAAGREVLVIEMLTVGERDFPFDGGYRFRDPETGEELLGDGAALRAEFLRRFGQARAELHARLDAVGIRRATHVLDEPIDLPLRRLFGAHDAAEYS from the coding sequence ATGGCCGATTTCATCCCCCCAGACGTGCGGAGCCGGCTCAAAAGCCTGCGCCTGCTCACGCGCCGGGCGGTGGGATCGCATGGGCTGGGCTTGCATCACAGCCACAGCCGGGGCGCTGGCCTGGAGTTCGCGCAATATCGCGCCTATGAGCCGGGCGACGAACTGCGCCAGATCGACTGGAAGCTCTATGCCAGGTCGGACAAATTCTTCGTCCGCGAGGCCGAGCGGGAAAGCCCGGTCGCAGTCTGGATCCTGATGGATGCCAGCGCCTCGATGGCGCAGACCGATGCGATCCGGCCCGATTATAGCCGGCTCGACGCGGCCAAGGGGATCGCCGCCAGCATCGCCGAACTGGCGATGCAGCAGGGCGATCGCTTCGGCTGGATGGCGCTGTCCGACACCGGGCTGCGGTTGCTCCCGCCCGCCACCGGCCTGCGCCAGCGCGACCGGCTTTTGCTCGACATGCTGCCGCTCCGGGCCGAAGGGGGCTTTGCCGCCGAAGCGCAATTGGCACCGGTCTGGGAACGGATCGGCGCGCATGATCTGGTGATTTTGCTCAGCGACTGTTTCGAACCCGACGCGATCGATCTGGTCGAGAAGCTGTCGGCGGCCGGGCGCGAGGTTCTGGTGATCGAGATGTTGACCGTGGGCGAGCGGGATTTCCCGTTCGACGGCGGCTATCGATTTCGTGACCCAGAGACGGGTGAGGAACTGCTGGGTGACGGCGCCGCGCTGCGCGCCGAATTTCTGCGCCGCTTCGGGCAGGCGCGCGCGGAGTTGCATGCGCGGCTCGATGCGGTCGGCATCCGCCGCGCGACCCATGTGCTGGACGAGCCGATCGACCTGCCGCTGCGCCGCCTGTTCGGCGCCCATGACGCGGCCGAATATTCATGA
- a CDS encoding BatA domain-containing protein yields the protein MTPALLLPAALTGLLALLIPLAIHIARRSEQLPTDFAALRWLRQKPKPRSRLRFDEWLLLALRLALLALVVLWIAHPVLFGAASKQPYLALTPGIDPAAVDDKVLADGRAHWLALGYPRVEAGKPLATDAIPLGSLVRQLDADLPQGAPLTIIVPQMLQGADAERPRLSREVDWRIVPGAMLAGKPVPVKLPSIAIRADAGHAAGLRYLFAAALAWQPAGKPADVDSGPLNAPLPLSDKILFWMSGGSLPEALRRWIAQGGQAIVASDALLPQGATPAPLWQDDLARPLVEAVPIGKGRLLRFSRPLQPAQMPQLLEADFPARLRALIQPPSMAPQRADAAAYAPLTGGRGYSQPPADLRPWVALLIAALLLVERWFATSRKRAIAP from the coding sequence ATGACGCCCGCCTTGCTGCTCCCCGCCGCGCTGACCGGCCTGCTGGCGCTGCTGATCCCGCTCGCGATCCATATCGCCCGGCGCAGCGAGCAATTGCCGACCGATTTCGCCGCGCTGCGCTGGCTGCGGCAGAAACCCAAGCCGCGGTCCCGCCTGCGTTTCGACGAATGGCTGCTGCTCGCCCTGCGCCTCGCCCTGTTGGCGCTGGTCGTGCTGTGGATCGCCCATCCGGTGCTGTTCGGCGCGGCGAGCAAGCAGCCCTATCTCGCGCTGACGCCCGGCATCGATCCGGCGGCGGTGGATGACAAGGTGCTGGCCGATGGCAGGGCACATTGGCTGGCGCTCGGCTATCCCCGCGTCGAAGCGGGCAAGCCGCTCGCGACCGACGCCATCCCGCTCGGCAGCCTGGTGCGTCAGCTGGACGCGGACCTGCCGCAGGGCGCGCCGCTCACTATCATCGTGCCGCAGATGCTCCAGGGCGCCGATGCGGAGCGGCCGCGCCTTTCGCGCGAGGTCGACTGGCGCATCGTCCCCGGCGCGATGCTGGCGGGCAAGCCGGTGCCGGTGAAGCTACCGTCGATCGCCATCCGCGCCGATGCGGGCCATGCCGCCGGACTGCGCTACCTCTTTGCCGCCGCGCTTGCCTGGCAGCCGGCGGGCAAGCCGGCCGACGTCGACAGCGGCCCGCTCAACGCGCCACTGCCGCTCTCGGACAAGATCTTGTTCTGGATGAGCGGAGGCAGCTTGCCCGAAGCGCTGCGACGCTGGATCGCGCAGGGCGGGCAGGCGATCGTCGCCTCCGATGCGCTGCTGCCCCAGGGCGCGACGCCCGCGCCCTTGTGGCAGGATGATCTTGCCCGGCCGTTGGTGGAGGCGGTGCCGATTGGCAAGGGCCGGCTGCTCCGTTTCAGCCGCCCGTTGCAGCCCGCGCAGATGCCGCAATTGCTGGAGGCCGATTTCCCCGCCCGCCTGCGCGCGCTGATCCAGCCGCCCAGCATGGCGCCGCAGCGTGCCGATGCCGCCGCCTATGCGCCACTCACCGGCGGACGCGGCTATTCGCAACCGCCGGCCGACTTGCGCCCCTGGGTGGCGCTGCTGATCGCGGCGCTGCTGCTGGTCGAACGCTGGTTCGCCACCAGCCGCAAACGGGCGATCGCGCCATGA
- a CDS encoding DUF4175 domain-containing protein: protein MSADALLSTWLTPSRRRVRLDTLLLGLPILLLASALVWRLAGLVPAAILLLLGAGLLGALSIRRAQRFDQAWLVRRLDASRADLEDSSALLFADPQALGPLQRLQCARLDQRLGQGMPEELAPDWSRRAIPILWIIALLGIATLLLWPRSSDKPVVLAPAAEGIAAKPGIPRLVAQNLRIIPPAYTGLPLRDEAKLDARAPLGSRLEWTFRFDPQANAPALLPLGGAGVALRRDGDHWIASRTLDASFLYRVDPASGRGPLPPLHRIDGVADAPPQVKLIAPAASLNMVTPGQRSWTPVFAATDDYGIAATARLRITLAIGGGENIRFTEREIAVSGTGPARDRRFAPRLDFGALGFSAGGDMVVQIIVRDNRAPSPQEVRGPSVILRWPAAKAPESGGLQGMVNTTLPAYFRSQRQIIIDAEALLKRKRSLSADKYLSQSNGIGNDQKILRGRYSQFLGGESEGEPSLPTADADGHGEGDGHDHGPPVATPNVFGEKEDVLAEFGHPHDESPASSLDPETRAILKQAVDEMWQSEMQLKQGRPDLALPFAYKALRFIKDVQQATRIFLSRVGPELPPIDPARRMTGKREGIAGHFEPLVAVEGDDGPAAAAWRGLAQGSVALDALEGWARANATRLPDPLALSGAIDAARRDPACAACRDKLRAQLWMAMERPQGGVARRRPADAAGAGYLGAIGRRP from the coding sequence ATGAGCGCCGACGCCCTACTCTCGACCTGGCTAACGCCCAGCCGTCGGCGCGTGCGCCTCGACACGTTGCTGCTCGGCCTGCCGATCCTTCTGCTGGCAAGTGCGCTGGTCTGGCGCTTGGCCGGACTGGTGCCCGCCGCAATCCTGCTGCTGCTCGGCGCTGGCCTGCTTGGCGCCCTCAGCATCCGCCGCGCCCAGCGCTTCGATCAGGCTTGGCTGGTCCGCCGCCTCGATGCCAGCCGCGCCGATCTGGAGGATAGCAGCGCGCTGCTCTTCGCCGATCCGCAGGCGCTGGGGCCGTTGCAGCGGCTGCAATGCGCCCGGCTCGACCAGCGGCTCGGGCAGGGCATGCCGGAGGAATTGGCGCCGGACTGGTCGCGCCGCGCGATCCCTATCCTCTGGATCATTGCCTTGCTCGGCATCGCCACCCTGCTGCTCTGGCCTCGTAGCAGCGATAAACCGGTCGTTCTGGCCCCTGCTGCCGAAGGCATCGCCGCAAAGCCTGGCATCCCACGCCTTGTCGCCCAAAATCTGCGTATCATCCCGCCCGCTTATACCGGCCTGCCGCTGCGCGACGAGGCCAAGCTCGACGCCCGCGCGCCGCTCGGATCGCGCCTCGAATGGACCTTCCGCTTCGACCCGCAGGCAAATGCGCCGGCGCTGCTGCCGCTGGGCGGGGCGGGCGTGGCGCTGCGCCGCGATGGCGATCACTGGATCGCCAGCCGCACGCTCGACGCCTCTTTCCTCTATCGCGTCGACCCGGCGTCGGGACGCGGTCCGCTGCCACCGCTGCACCGGATCGACGGCGTCGCCGATGCGCCGCCGCAGGTGAAGCTGATTGCGCCCGCCGCCAGCCTCAACATGGTGACGCCCGGACAGCGCAGCTGGACTCCGGTCTTCGCTGCGACCGACGATTATGGCATCGCTGCCACCGCCCGGCTGCGCATCACTTTGGCGATCGGCGGGGGCGAGAATATCCGCTTCACCGAGCGCGAGATCGCGGTGTCCGGCACCGGCCCGGCGCGCGACCGGCGCTTTGCCCCGCGCCTCGATTTCGGTGCGCTTGGCTTTTCGGCCGGCGGCGACATGGTGGTGCAGATCATCGTGCGCGACAATCGCGCGCCGTCGCCGCAGGAAGTGCGCGGCCCCAGCGTCATCCTGCGCTGGCCCGCGGCCAAGGCACCCGAAAGCGGCGGCCTGCAGGGTATGGTCAACACCACTTTGCCGGCCTATTTCCGCAGCCAGCGCCAGATCATCATCGATGCCGAGGCGCTGCTGAAGCGCAAACGCAGCCTGTCGGCCGACAAATATCTGTCGCAATCCAACGGTATCGGCAACGACCAGAAAATCCTGCGCGGCCGCTACAGCCAGTTCCTGGGCGGCGAGAGCGAAGGCGAACCCAGCCTGCCGACCGCCGATGCGGATGGCCATGGCGAGGGCGACGGCCATGATCACGGCCCGCCGGTCGCGACACCCAATGTCTTTGGCGAGAAGGAGGATGTGCTCGCCGAATTCGGCCATCCGCACGATGAATCGCCCGCCTCCAGCCTGGACCCGGAAACCCGCGCGATCCTGAAACAGGCGGTGGATGAGATGTGGCAGTCGGAAATGCAGTTGAAGCAGGGCCGACCGGACTTGGCCTTGCCCTTCGCCTACAAGGCGCTGCGCTTCATCAAGGACGTGCAGCAGGCGACCCGCATCTTCCTGTCGCGCGTCGGCCCGGAACTGCCGCCGATCGACCCCGCCCGCCGCATGACCGGCAAGCGCGAGGGGATAGCCGGCCATTTCGAGCCGCTGGTTGCGGTCGAGGGTGATGATGGCCCGGCCGCCGCCGCCTGGCGCGGGCTGGCGCAGGGATCGGTGGCGCTCGATGCGCTGGAGGGCTGGGCGCGGGCCAACGCCACGCGCCTGCCCGATCCGCTGGCATTGAGCGGCGCGATCGACGCCGCGCGGCGCGATCCGGCCTGCGCCGCCTGTCGCGACAAGCTGCGCGCGCAATTGTGGATGGCGATGGAGCGGCCGCAGGGCGGCGTGGCGCGGCGGCGCCCGGCCGACGCTGCCGGCGCCGGCTATCTCGGCGCGATCGGGCGACGGCCATGA